From Numenius arquata chromosome 4, bNumArq3.hap1.1, whole genome shotgun sequence, a single genomic window includes:
- the FOXQ1 gene encoding forkhead box protein Q1 translates to MKLEVFSQHYEDKLSAGSDQEGSGSLSPAPAESELGSDGDCAANSPGGGAGRPGHPPPPPPAPQPPPPPPAESSKGKPYTRRPKPPYSYIALIAMAIRDSAGGRLTLAEINDYLMSRFPFFRGAYTGWRNSVRHNLSLNDCFVKVLRDPARPWGKDNYWMLNPSSEYTFADGVFRRRRKRLNRAAPQPPQPARPAAAPPPPPPQEAAGAGSASPGGSPPCCCASSPCHCAPGPAAKEAAAGGGGAAAAPGGSGGAKFSSSFAIESLLRRPAGPRTAPQPPAPPHARLLWPPPPAPPHLLPGPYPLLPYPPAAQPPPAAALYGGGLLQLCAYGLGEPPPLLLAGGRQALAPGEPPAAQHPRAPLFPSALPKGGRGPPPGSPLYGPLRLAGPLETPLA, encoded by the coding sequence ATGAAGCTGGAGGTGTTCTCGCAGCACTACGAGGACAAGCTGAGCGCCGGCAGCGACCAGGAAGGCAGCGGCTCCCTCTCCCCGGCGCCGGCTGAGAGCGAGCTGGGCTCGGACGGCGACTGCGCCGCCAACagcccgggcggcggggccgggcggccggggcaccccccgccgccgccccccgccccgcagccgccgccgccgccgccggccgagaGCTCCAAGGGGAAGCCCTACACGCGGCGGCCGAAGCCGCCCTACTCCTACATCGCCCTGATCGCTATGGCCATCCGCGACTCGGCCGGCGGCCGCCTGACCCTGGCCGAGATCAACGACTACCTGATgagccgcttccccttcttccgcGGCGCCTACACGGGCTGGCGCAACTCGGTGCGCCACAACCTCTCCCTCAACGACTGTTTCGTCAAGGTGCTGCGCGACCCGGCGCGGCCCTGGGGCAAGGACAACTACTGGATGCTCAACCCCAGCAGCGAGTACACCTTCGCCGATGGCGTCTTCCGCCGCCGCCGCAAGCGCCTCAACCGCGCCGCCCCGCAGCCGCcgcagcccgcccgccccgctgccgccccgccgccgccgccgccgcaggagGCGGCCGGAGCGGGCTCCGCGTCCCCCGGCGGTTCCCCGCCGTGCTGCTGCGCCTCCTCGCCCTGCCACTgcgcgccgggccccgccgccaaggaggcagcggcggggggcggcggagcggcggcagcGCCAGGGGGGAGCGGCGGAGCCAAGTTCTCCAGCTCCTTCGCCATCGAGAGCCTCCtccggcggccggcggggccccgcaccgccccgcagCCGCCGGCGCCGCCGCACGCCCGCCTCCtctggccgccgccgcccgcccccccgcaccTGCTGCCCGGTCCTTACCCGCTGCTCCCCTACCCACCTGCCGCgcagcccccgcccgccgccgccctgtACGGCGGCGGCCTCCTGCAGCTCTGCGCCTACGGGCTGGGcgagccgccgccgctgctgctggcggGCGGGCGGCAGGCGCTGGCCCCGGGCGAGCCGCCGGCGGCGCAGCATCCGCGGGCGCCGCTCTTCCCCTCCGCCCTCCCCAAAGGCGGGAGGGGGCCGCCGCCCGGCTCCCCGCTCTACGGTCCTCTCCGGCTGGCCGGGCCGCTGGAGACCCCGCTGGCTTAA